Proteins found in one Candidatus Methylacidiphilales bacterium genomic segment:
- a CDS encoding MBG domain-containing protein codes for MKLGRVFLMLSWLCALADIQAASVYRGSQYLLVSPVSPKTYGDAPFSLNVQASSGLPVVLTLVSGPAALSGNQTVTLTGAGVVRIRASQAGNADLKPVVRDVQFAVKPALLTATADNQWIYVGAALPAFTVSYSGFVNGDGPSVLTTVPRATCKAKNTSAAGNFPIQLSQTKAANYLCKSVSGTLSIRSSSSGSGSFSGGSLSLGSGSLSGATLLINPGSGVGSIIKQGNSTLNLSGNLTVNSGSLVVGGTTSLTSTFTTHFVYGAGVSGILTIASQSVPAGRDAVFLVPTVGLSSLPVTYQWQISTDQGGTWTDLLENATYTGVQTATLTVRGVDPLMNGHRFKCRLTGTQLITSSAFLTVQSP; via the coding sequence ATGAAGTTAGGCAGGGTTTTTCTGATGCTTTCTTGGCTCTGTGCCCTTGCAGACATCCAGGCGGCCTCGGTTTATCGGGGCTCGCAGTACTTGCTGGTGTCTCCTGTCTCGCCCAAAACCTACGGAGATGCCCCTTTTTCCCTCAATGTCCAAGCCAGCTCCGGCCTTCCCGTGGTCTTGACCCTGGTCAGCGGGCCTGCCGCACTGAGCGGAAACCAGACCGTCACCCTGACCGGAGCCGGGGTGGTTCGTATCCGTGCCAGCCAGGCGGGTAATGCCGACCTCAAGCCCGTGGTTCGCGACGTGCAGTTCGCGGTCAAACCCGCCCTCCTGACCGCCACCGCAGACAACCAGTGGATCTACGTCGGCGCCGCCCTCCCGGCATTCACCGTTTCCTACTCGGGCTTTGTCAACGGAGACGGGCCTTCGGTATTGACGACCGTGCCGCGGGCCACCTGTAAGGCCAAGAACACCAGTGCCGCCGGAAATTTCCCCATCCAACTTTCCCAGACCAAGGCCGCGAATTACCTCTGCAAGTCGGTCAGTGGGACGCTCTCTATCCGGTCTTCCTCAAGCGGTTCCGGCTCGTTTTCCGGCGGGTCTTTATCGTTAGGTTCCGGCTCGCTTTCCGGTGCGACTTTATTAATCAATCCGGGATCTGGTGTAGGCTCTATAATCAAACAGGGCAACTCAACCCTGAACTTATCCGGAAACTTGACCGTCAACAGTGGCTCTCTCGTTGTGGGTGGAACCACGAGCCTTACCTCTACATTCACCACCCATTTCGTGTACGGCGCAGGCGTCTCTGGCATCCTGACGATCGCAAGTCAATCGGTTCCCGCCGGTCGGGATGCGGTCTTCTTGGTGCCCACCGTCGGTCTTTCGAGCCTGCCGGTCACCTACCAATGGCAAATCTCTACCGACCAGGGCGGCACTTGGACTGATCTTTTGGAAAACGCGACTTACACCGGAGTGCAGACAGCGACATTGACCGTCCGGGGAGTCGACCCCTTGATGAACGGTCACCGCTTCAAATGCCGGCTCACCGGGACCCAACTCATCACCAGCTCAGCCTTCCTGACCGTGCAGTCACCGTGA
- a CDS encoding DUF4410 domain-containing protein produces the protein MKYLPTALGLCFILTSCASVKVDERSVQTTQPLSRPAAIYVSQFDHTKGIWKVDRAGNDLEVFKTNASLELQRMMIERLPEVAPTYATPDTLPTSGMLISGEFTRVNQGSRALRMGVGFGAGGTKVETIVRIYDLSFSSTSPVATFKTTGGSNAQPGWLAGGWVATGLNATGLESDWERTSREIRNFILERI, from the coding sequence ATGAAATATCTCCCGACCGCCCTAGGACTGTGCTTCATACTCACAAGCTGTGCATCCGTCAAAGTTGACGAACGATCCGTGCAAACCACGCAGCCACTCAGCCGTCCTGCGGCCATCTACGTGAGTCAGTTCGACCACACAAAAGGGATCTGGAAGGTCGACCGAGCTGGCAACGATTTGGAGGTTTTCAAGACTAATGCCAGCCTTGAATTGCAACGCATGATGATCGAACGCCTCCCTGAGGTGGCCCCCACTTACGCCACTCCGGATACGTTACCCACCTCTGGGATGCTCATCAGTGGTGAATTTACCCGCGTGAATCAGGGCAGTCGTGCCTTGCGGATGGGGGTCGGATTCGGCGCTGGCGGGACCAAAGTCGAGACGATTGTGCGGATCTACGATTTATCTTTTTCCAGCACTTCGCCAGTTGCCACATTCAAGACTACGGGAGGATCGAATGCGCAGCCAGGATGGCTCGCCGGGGGATGGGTGGCTACGGGCTTGAATGCCACCGGCCTTGAATCCGATTGGGAGAGGACCAGTCGCGAAATCCGGAATTTCATTCTCGAGAGGATTTAA
- the mnmG gene encoding tRNA uridine-5-carboxymethylaminomethyl(34) synthesis enzyme MnmG: MFTHPEHYDVVVAGAGHAGCEAALAAARMGCRTLMLTMNLDTIAQMSCNPAIGGLAKGHLVREIDALGGEMGLNTDATGIQFRMLNASKGPSVRAPRAQADKKAYQFRMKHTLEQQENLDLQQGLISQLEVEDGRVVAVQTPMGVRYHTRTVVITTGTFLRALMHVGLRNAQGGRMGDGVSGFSDCLRELGFQVERLKTGTPPRLNGRTINFAGLQRQDGDTPPPSFSYLADTIEKGPQDLFTLNSWKKDPALFHVEHRPCWITHTNARTAEIIRANLDQSPLYCGIIQGIGPRYCPSIEDKIVRFADKASHQVFLEPEGLHTAEYYINGCSTSLPIEAQYGFIRSIPGLEHVEIIRPGYAVEYDFCPPTQLHPTLETKPVGGLYFAGQINGTSGYEEAAAQGLMAGINAALQVQGKAPLILGRHQAYIGVLIDDLVTKGTKEPYRMFTSRAEYRLLLRQDNADLRLSEIGAGIGLATPERLSRTQAKARAIDDLKARLEATRKDGQSLAHWLKKPDFTWADLPEMFHVEPSEIAEQVQTDIKYAGYIQREMGIIERTRGMEDRAIPDWVDYDQIQGLKTEARIKLKEIRPASFGQASRISGINPTDLSILAIWVKRGRPEATPIS, from the coding sequence ATGTTCACCCATCCAGAGCATTACGACGTCGTGGTCGCGGGCGCGGGGCACGCGGGCTGCGAGGCGGCGCTGGCGGCGGCCCGGATGGGGTGTCGCACACTGATGCTGACCATGAACCTGGACACCATCGCCCAGATGAGTTGCAACCCGGCCATCGGCGGCCTGGCCAAGGGCCACCTGGTCCGGGAGATCGACGCCCTCGGCGGGGAGATGGGCCTGAACACCGACGCCACCGGCATCCAGTTCCGCATGCTCAACGCCTCCAAGGGCCCGAGCGTCCGCGCCCCTCGGGCTCAAGCCGATAAGAAGGCCTACCAATTCCGGATGAAGCACACCCTGGAACAGCAGGAAAACCTCGACCTGCAACAGGGCCTGATCAGTCAGTTGGAAGTGGAAGACGGTCGAGTGGTAGCCGTGCAGACCCCGATGGGCGTGCGGTATCACACCCGCACGGTGGTCATCACCACCGGGACTTTCCTTCGCGCCCTCATGCACGTCGGTTTGCGCAACGCCCAGGGGGGCCGGATGGGCGACGGCGTCAGCGGCTTTTCCGACTGCCTGCGCGAACTTGGCTTCCAAGTCGAGCGCCTGAAGACCGGCACACCTCCGCGGCTGAATGGCCGGACGATCAACTTCGCCGGTCTCCAGCGCCAGGACGGCGACACCCCTCCCCCCTCCTTCAGCTACCTGGCCGATACGATCGAAAAAGGCCCGCAGGACCTCTTCACGTTGAACTCGTGGAAGAAGGACCCGGCATTGTTCCACGTGGAACATCGCCCCTGCTGGATCACCCACACCAACGCCCGCACGGCCGAGATCATCCGGGCCAACCTCGATCAGTCGCCGCTCTACTGCGGGATCATCCAAGGCATCGGTCCCCGTTACTGTCCCTCGATCGAAGACAAGATCGTCCGTTTTGCCGACAAGGCCAGCCACCAGGTCTTCCTCGAACCCGAGGGGCTGCACACGGCGGAGTATTACATCAACGGCTGTTCGACCAGCCTGCCCATCGAGGCCCAGTATGGCTTCATCCGTTCGATTCCCGGATTGGAGCATGTCGAGATCATCCGTCCGGGTTATGCGGTGGAGTATGACTTCTGCCCGCCGACCCAACTGCATCCCACCCTGGAAACGAAACCCGTGGGCGGGCTCTACTTTGCCGGTCAAATCAACGGCACCTCGGGCTACGAAGAAGCGGCGGCGCAGGGCCTGATGGCCGGAATCAACGCCGCCCTCCAGGTGCAAGGAAAGGCCCCACTGATCCTGGGTCGCCACCAGGCCTACATCGGGGTCTTGATCGACGACCTCGTGACCAAGGGCACCAAGGAGCCGTATCGCATGTTCACCTCGCGGGCCGAATACCGGCTCCTCCTGCGCCAAGACAACGCCGACCTCCGCCTGAGCGAAATCGGGGCCGGGATCGGCCTGGCCACGCCCGAGCGCTTGTCCCGCACCCAGGCCAAAGCCCGGGCCATCGATGACCTCAAAGCCCGGCTGGAAGCCACCCGCAAAGATGGCCAAAGCCTGGCCCACTGGCTGAAGAAGCCCGACTTCACTTGGGCCGATCTACCCGAAATGTTCCACGTGGAACCTTCCGAGATTGCCGAGCAGGTGCAGACGGACATCAAGTATGCCGGCTACATTCAACGCGAGATGGGGATCATCGAACGGACACGTGGGATGGAGGACCGGGCGATTCCCGACTGGGTGGACTACGACCAGATCCAGGGTTTGAAGACGGAGGCACGGATCAAGCTGAAGGAGATCCGCCCGGCGTCGTTCGGCCAGGCTTCGCGCATTTCCGGGATCAACCCGACCGACCTTTCCATCCTGGCCATCTGGGTCAAGCGGGGGCGGCCCGAGGCGACCCCGATTTCTTGA
- a CDS encoding prohibitin family protein: MSYEDNGRTMLGFGAFGVLGLLFLGLLLLFGCWSIVPPGHRGVSVTLGKVDPVARGEGLTFKKPFMESIIKMPVQQITQGGTASSFSSDLQTVQVSYAVLYRIPETKVVELFQQYAGNPYATLVEPRVQEAVKQVTALYKAEELVKSREKIKQTVLGKVQQELAGLIDVRDIPITNIDLTDELERAIELKQVTEQQALAKEYELQKARKEAEITLVNAKAEAESVKIKGEALANSPRVIDLEIVKKWDGKTPQSVVTGQGGSNIILPLR; this comes from the coding sequence ATGAGCTATGAAGATAATGGACGGACGATGCTGGGATTTGGGGCCTTCGGCGTGTTGGGCCTTTTGTTTTTGGGACTGTTGTTGCTTTTCGGCTGCTGGAGTATTGTCCCACCGGGCCATCGCGGCGTTTCCGTGACTCTGGGCAAGGTGGATCCGGTGGCCCGCGGCGAGGGCTTGACCTTCAAGAAGCCGTTCATGGAATCCATCATCAAGATGCCGGTGCAGCAAATCACCCAGGGCGGCACCGCCTCCAGTTTCAGCTCCGACCTGCAAACGGTGCAGGTTTCCTACGCCGTGCTCTACCGCATCCCGGAAACCAAGGTGGTCGAACTCTTTCAACAATACGCCGGCAATCCCTACGCCACTTTGGTCGAACCCCGCGTCCAGGAAGCGGTCAAGCAAGTGACCGCCCTCTACAAGGCCGAAGAGTTGGTCAAGAGCCGCGAGAAGATCAAACAGACCGTCCTCGGCAAGGTTCAACAGGAACTGGCCGGACTCATCGACGTGCGCGACATCCCGATCACCAACATCGATCTCACCGACGAACTCGAGCGCGCGATCGAACTCAAGCAAGTCACCGAGCAGCAGGCCCTGGCCAAAGAGTATGAACTTCAGAAGGCCCGCAAGGAAGCCGAGATCACCCTCGTCAACGCCAAGGCCGAAGCCGAATCGGTCAAGATCAAGGGCGAAGCCCTGGCCAATTCCCCCCGCGTCATCGACTTGGAAATCGTCAAGAAATGGGACGGCAAGACCCCCCAAAGCGTGGTCACCGGTCAGGGTGGATCGAACATCATCCTGCCGCTGCGTTGA
- a CDS encoding exopolysaccharide biosynthesis protein: protein MESPLPNAPVILGGQRLSAQVRALAAACKEGDVTLGEVSRLLQGRGMCLFLVVLALPFCLPVPMPGLSTPFGFAIMILGFRSLFRQSENLPGVIAGHRVSPRIFGPLLRSVAGVLSMLETLMGSRLHWIMDHEPGRRVAGGMIAICGFLLMLPLPIPFTNVFPAFTVVLLACAMVEHDGVTALVGLIFFLITVALFALIAWGGAAAVDWAIDWLVQSFRPRDEMAIPLPDLAAPGP from the coding sequence ATGGAATCACCCCTTCCGAACGCGCCGGTGATCCTGGGTGGGCAGCGACTTTCGGCCCAAGTGCGTGCCTTGGCCGCGGCCTGCAAGGAAGGCGATGTCACCCTGGGCGAGGTTTCCCGCCTGCTCCAAGGTCGCGGGATGTGCCTGTTCTTGGTGGTCCTGGCCCTGCCGTTCTGCCTCCCGGTCCCCATGCCCGGACTCTCCACCCCTTTCGGTTTTGCCATCATGATCCTGGGTTTCCGTTCGCTCTTCCGCCAGAGCGAGAATCTCCCTGGGGTCATCGCCGGGCACCGGGTTTCGCCCCGCATCTTCGGCCCGCTGCTGCGTTCGGTCGCCGGGGTGTTGTCGATGTTGGAAACGCTGATGGGCTCGCGCTTGCATTGGATCATGGATCACGAACCGGGCCGCCGCGTGGCCGGGGGCATGATCGCCATCTGTGGGTTCCTCCTCATGCTCCCCCTGCCCATCCCCTTCACCAACGTCTTCCCGGCCTTTACCGTGGTCCTGCTGGCTTGTGCCATGGTGGAACACGATGGGGTCACCGCATTGGTTGGGTTGATCTTTTTCCTGATCACCGTGGCCCTGTTTGCCCTCATCGCCTGGGGTGGTGCGGCGGCGGTGGACTGGGCCATCGACTGGTTGGTGCAAAGTTTCCGGCCCCGGGACGAAATGGCCATTCCCCTGCCCGACCTGGCCGCCCCCGGCCCGTGA
- a CDS encoding TerC family protein codes for MTDYYLFPFADYWWFYGLFTLFVFAMLALDLGVFHREAHEVSFKESAVWTVIWIGLALVFNALFYFYADWKFAQDARLLAIPGFDAAAAAKQVGLEFLTGYIVEKSLAVDNIFVFVVVFTFFAVPPKYQHRVLFFGILGALLFRTIFIGLGSMLMQYHWVVVLFGVFLIATGIKILFAPEKPIDPEKNIVIRLLKKILPVTPEYHGQKFFVRLAGKLFATPLFVALAFIEFSDIVFAVDSVPAIFAITKEPLIVFTSNIFAILGLRAMYFMLAGVVHKFRYLKYGLGLVLVFVGLKMVWLNAAFDGKFPITWSLGIIVLLIGGSIAFSLWKAAGEKSTA; via the coding sequence GTGACTGATTACTATCTGTTCCCCTTCGCCGACTACTGGTGGTTCTATGGACTCTTCACCCTCTTTGTCTTTGCCATGCTGGCCTTGGACCTGGGGGTCTTCCACCGCGAGGCCCATGAGGTCAGCTTCAAGGAATCCGCCGTTTGGACGGTGATCTGGATCGGTCTGGCGCTGGTCTTCAACGCGCTTTTCTATTTTTACGCCGATTGGAAATTCGCCCAGGACGCCCGTTTGCTGGCCATCCCGGGATTCGACGCCGCCGCGGCCGCCAAGCAGGTCGGCTTGGAATTCCTCACCGGCTACATCGTGGAAAAATCCCTCGCCGTCGACAACATCTTCGTCTTCGTCGTGGTCTTCACGTTCTTCGCCGTCCCGCCCAAATACCAGCACCGCGTCCTCTTCTTCGGCATCCTCGGGGCCCTGTTGTTCCGCACCATCTTCATCGGTCTGGGCAGCATGCTGATGCAATACCACTGGGTTGTCGTGCTCTTCGGCGTCTTCCTCATCGCCACCGGGATCAAGATCCTCTTCGCCCCGGAAAAGCCCATCGACCCGGAAAAAAACATCGTCATCCGGTTGCTGAAAAAAATCCTGCCCGTCACGCCGGAATACCACGGTCAGAAGTTTTTCGTCCGCCTAGCCGGCAAGCTCTTCGCCACCCCGCTCTTTGTCGCCCTGGCTTTCATCGAGTTTTCCGACATCGTCTTCGCCGTCGATTCGGTCCCGGCCATCTTCGCCATCACCAAGGAACCGCTCATCGTCTTCACCTCGAACATCTTTGCCATCCTCGGTCTGCGGGCCATGTATTTCATGCTCGCCGGTGTCGTGCACAAGTTCCGCTACCTCAAATACGGCCTGGGTCTGGTCCTGGTGTTCGTGGGCCTCAAGATGGTCTGGTTGAACGCCGCCTTCGACGGCAAGTTCCCGATCACCTGGTCGCTCGGCATCATCGTGCTGCTCATCGGTGGCTCGATCGCTTTCTCGCTCTGGAAAGCGGCCGGGGAGAAGTCGACCGCGTGA
- a CDS encoding sodium:solute symporter, with protein sequence MPNLSPHKPRDRKGGNDILHRMHGWMWDAVVISAYAGMIAWIGWSQRRGGDDVRGFALGDRNMPWWAVLASILAAEISAATFLGAPGEGFAKRNFTYAQLAIGTILARLIVGALFIPAYYRHGVVSIYEFLEIRFGPRTRSWASATFLVTRLLASGTRLYVSAILVALAFEMATGSKPSPAGQMMIYAGAVVVVTLATAIYTAIGGIKAVIWTDLLQVGVLAAAVCFSIYYLLSAIPGGLAAVTGDLSRPGDMLFLTWGQPEGTGAGAWVKMIFEEEYTLWTALLGATFVTLATHGTDQDMVQRMLTAPDKKRSAWAVVLSGIIDMPVVLSFLFIGILLSVFYQVHPDPNLPDKNPHVFPYFILHEMPPGLRGLVVAGVLATAMGSLSTALNALATSFCRDWLGHSGTGEGQTGGSVRAMQTATWGFAALLAAVGIATAWAVIHIPGSRIIPIVLGIFGYTYGSLLGVFLVGLATRTRGSDTGNAIAMASGFVVVAWLCRLPEVPLHALGIQISILPEWMPTLAFPWRVTAGTLVTVLVALAFHTPTSRMESMAASPARD encoded by the coding sequence GTGCCGAATTTATCTCCCCACAAACCGCGTGACCGCAAGGGGGGAAACGATATCCTGCACCGCATGCACGGATGGATGTGGGACGCGGTGGTCATTTCCGCTTACGCGGGGATGATCGCCTGGATCGGCTGGAGCCAGCGACGCGGGGGCGACGATGTGCGCGGATTCGCCCTGGGCGACCGCAACATGCCGTGGTGGGCGGTTCTGGCCTCGATTTTGGCCGCAGAAATCAGCGCCGCCACTTTCTTGGGGGCCCCGGGCGAAGGGTTTGCCAAACGCAATTTCACCTACGCCCAACTGGCCATCGGGACCATCCTGGCCCGACTGATCGTGGGCGCCCTGTTCATCCCGGCCTACTACCGGCACGGAGTCGTTTCCATCTACGAATTCCTGGAAATCCGCTTCGGACCACGCACTCGTTCCTGGGCCTCGGCCACCTTCCTGGTCACCCGCCTGCTGGCCAGCGGCACGCGCTTGTATGTATCGGCCATCCTGGTGGCGCTGGCCTTTGAGATGGCCACCGGCAGCAAACCCTCGCCCGCCGGCCAGATGATGATCTACGCCGGGGCGGTCGTGGTCGTCACCCTGGCCACGGCCATCTACACCGCCATCGGCGGCATCAAGGCGGTCATCTGGACCGATCTCCTGCAGGTCGGTGTGCTGGCGGCGGCGGTCTGTTTTTCTATTTATTACTTGTTAAGCGCCATACCCGGCGGACTGGCCGCGGTCACCGGCGATCTCTCGCGTCCCGGGGACATGCTCTTCCTGACCTGGGGCCAACCGGAAGGAACCGGGGCGGGGGCCTGGGTGAAAATGATCTTCGAGGAGGAATACACCCTCTGGACCGCCCTGCTGGGTGCCACCTTCGTCACCCTGGCCACCCACGGCACCGACCAGGACATGGTGCAACGCATGCTCACCGCCCCGGACAAAAAACGCAGCGCCTGGGCCGTGGTCCTGTCCGGAATCATCGACATGCCGGTGGTGCTCTCCTTTCTTTTCATCGGCATCCTCCTGTCCGTCTTCTATCAGGTCCATCCCGACCCGAACCTGCCGGATAAAAACCCGCACGTGTTCCCGTATTTCATCCTGCACGAAATGCCGCCCGGGTTGCGCGGGCTGGTGGTGGCCGGTGTCCTGGCCACGGCCATGGGCTCCCTGAGCACGGCGCTCAATGCCCTGGCCACCTCGTTCTGCCGCGACTGGCTGGGCCATTCGGGGACGGGGGAAGGACAAACGGGTGGAAGTGTCCGCGCCATGCAGACCGCCACCTGGGGATTCGCGGCCCTGCTGGCAGCGGTCGGCATCGCCACCGCTTGGGCGGTGATCCACATCCCCGGTTCGCGCATCATCCCGATTGTGCTGGGCATATTTGGCTACACCTACGGTTCTCTCTTGGGGGTATTCCTCGTCGGCCTGGCCACCCGGACGCGCGGTAGCGATACCGGCAACGCCATCGCCATGGCCTCGGGATTTGTCGTGGTGGCCTGGCTGTGCCGCCTCCCCGAGGTGCCCCTGCATGCCCTTGGTATTCAGATATCCATCCTGCCCGAATGGATGCCCACCCTCGCTTTCCCCTGGCGCGTGACCGCGGGCACCCTGGTCACCGTGTTGGTCGCCCTGGCCTTCCACACTCCGACCTCACGCATGGAATCCATGGCCGCCTCACCCGCCAGGGATTGA
- a CDS encoding VTT domain-containing protein, with translation MIETFSHWLHSLYSTDGITQIILSGGVLVLVAIVFAETGLLAGFFLPGDSLLVTAGVIAASPAAQGQPLFNIWVLSLAVSAAAVIGDQVGFLLGRKTGQAIFQRADGRFFKRRYIQEAHDFYVRHGGKAVVAARFMPIMRTFVPFAAGVADMPYRRFVGFNVMGGVFWVFSMLWLGYFLGQTPLAKKLHHIILVVVVISVLPIVIGVARRWWASRSETNG, from the coding sequence ATGATCGAGACCTTTTCCCACTGGCTCCATTCCCTCTACTCCACCGACGGCATCACGCAGATCATCCTTTCCGGCGGCGTGCTGGTTCTGGTGGCCATCGTTTTTGCCGAGACCGGGTTGTTGGCGGGTTTTTTCCTTCCCGGCGATTCCCTGCTGGTCACCGCCGGTGTGATCGCGGCCAGTCCGGCCGCGCAGGGGCAGCCGCTCTTCAACATCTGGGTGCTGTCGTTGGCGGTTTCGGCGGCAGCGGTGATCGGTGACCAGGTGGGCTTTTTGCTTGGGCGCAAAACCGGCCAGGCCATTTTCCAGCGCGCCGATGGACGCTTCTTCAAGAGGCGCTACATCCAGGAGGCCCATGACTTCTACGTCCGTCATGGCGGCAAGGCGGTGGTGGCGGCCCGTTTCATGCCCATCATGCGCACTTTCGTTCCCTTCGCCGCCGGAGTGGCGGATATGCCCTATCGCCGTTTTGTCGGCTTCAATGTGATGGGTGGTGTCTTCTGGGTCTTCAGCATGCTCTGGCTGGGTTACTTCCTCGGCCAGACCCCCTTGGCCAAAAAACTCCACCACATCATCCTCGTGGTGGTGGTCATATCCGTGCTTCCGATCGTCATCGGAGTGGCCAGGCGCTGGTGGGCGTCCCGTTCCGAAACCAATGGCTGA
- a CDS encoding VWA domain-containing protein, whose translation MKTIYEDPRLTAYVLGEMNERDKTKFEQEIHDSPDLARAVEEMKESASLFSGALPLEAADLGLSMAQRDKVHRAMSGEKKPTRRWAWLPQPFSPAGSWAGATLVLCLGAWLWVFTDAMNTNHPNPTEMGVLKPVDQKKEVWSGIRLDEEAPEEAKVSEKPLGDELLAQGATEPLISSAPAASDVSVLSSNLSNRSIVTPSAAPALPAVTTAPTSAAAVAGASGSSSGYGRAAGEKSKDQLNRVDERSRRQVEKVKQDTAAFGIADADYSNDFRDKKPETRAEAPGEAYEALRDNAFKRVADIESGTSTFGADVDTASYSNVRRFLQDGQLPPRDAVRIEELLNYFPYDYPRKAERGPFATSVEIASAPWAPQHRLVRVGLRAQDVAAQERPPMNLVFLVDVSGSMSSENKLPLVQKALKLLTRNLEKRDRVAIVVYAGSTGLVLDSTADKAAILEAIDRMQAGGSTNGEGGIRLAYRVAAEHYRENGINRVILCTDGDFNVGVTDREDLVSLIERKRKEGVFLNIYGFGMGNLKDATLEQLADKGNGAYGYIDSFAEARKAFVEQLSGTLVTVAKDVKFQIEFNPAQVAAWRQIGYENRQLARQDFNDDTKDAGEVGAGHTVTVLYEIVPAGGEIPSAPEAHRYLAENRKPETGSLKSSSNELLFLKIRYKEPKEDESKLQTFAVKDGGNTWQKASPDFKFAASVASFGMLLRESPHAGASNWGQVLALGRAGLGEDPQGYRSEYLRLVETARDLSGIRN comes from the coding sequence ATGAAAACAATTTACGAAGATCCCCGCCTGACCGCCTACGTGCTCGGCGAAATGAACGAGCGCGACAAAACGAAGTTTGAACAAGAAATCCACGACTCGCCCGACCTGGCCCGCGCGGTGGAGGAAATGAAAGAAAGCGCCTCGCTCTTCAGCGGGGCGCTTCCCTTGGAAGCCGCCGACCTCGGCCTGAGCATGGCCCAGCGGGATAAGGTCCACCGCGCCATGAGCGGTGAAAAGAAACCCACCCGCCGCTGGGCCTGGCTGCCGCAGCCGTTTTCCCCGGCGGGCAGTTGGGCCGGTGCGACGCTGGTCCTGTGCCTCGGCGCCTGGCTGTGGGTGTTCACCGATGCAATGAATACCAATCATCCAAATCCAACAGAAATGGGTGTTCTCAAGCCGGTAGATCAAAAAAAGGAAGTATGGTCCGGAATCCGATTGGACGAAGAAGCGCCCGAGGAGGCTAAAGTCAGCGAGAAACCTTTGGGCGATGAACTTCTCGCTCAGGGGGCTACAGAGCCACTCATTTCATCCGCGCCCGCTGCTTCGGATGTCAGCGTGCTCTCCAGCAACCTGAGCAACCGCAGTATTGTCACCCCCTCAGCCGCACCGGCTCTCCCGGCGGTCACCACCGCTCCGACGAGCGCAGCTGCGGTGGCCGGGGCTTCCGGTTCCTCCTCGGGCTACGGCCGAGCGGCAGGGGAGAAGTCCAAAGATCAGCTCAATCGCGTGGATGAGAGGTCACGCCGCCAAGTGGAAAAGGTTAAGCAAGACACCGCTGCATTCGGCATTGCCGACGCGGATTATTCAAACGACTTCCGTGACAAAAAACCCGAAACCCGCGCCGAGGCCCCCGGGGAAGCCTATGAAGCCCTTCGCGACAATGCTTTCAAACGCGTGGCCGACATCGAAAGCGGCACCTCCACCTTTGGCGCCGACGTCGACACCGCTTCCTACAGCAACGTCCGTCGTTTCCTCCAGGACGGCCAGCTCCCGCCCCGCGACGCCGTCCGCATCGAGGAATTGCTCAACTACTTCCCCTACGACTACCCCCGCAAGGCGGAACGCGGCCCCTTCGCCACCTCGGTGGAAATCGCCTCCGCCCCCTGGGCCCCCCAGCACCGCCTGGTCCGCGTCGGCCTCCGGGCCCAGGATGTGGCCGCCCAGGAACGTCCGCCCATGAATCTGGTCTTCCTCGTCGATGTCTCCGGCTCGATGAGTTCGGAAAACAAGCTCCCGCTCGTGCAGAAAGCCCTCAAGCTCCTGACCCGTAATCTGGAAAAACGCGACCGGGTGGCCATCGTGGTCTATGCCGGGTCCACCGGGTTGGTCCTCGATTCCACCGCCGACAAGGCCGCCATCCTCGAGGCCATCGACCGCATGCAGGCCGGGGGTTCCACCAACGGCGAGGGCGGCATCCGCCTGGCCTACCGCGTGGCCGCGGAACACTACCGTGAAAACGGCATCAACCGCGTCATCCTCTGCACCGACGGCGATTTCAACGTCGGTGTGACCGACCGCGAGGACCTCGTCTCCCTCATCGAGCGCAAGCGGAAAGAGGGCGTCTTCCTCAACATCTACGGCTTCGGCATGGGCAACCTCAAGGACGCCACCCTCGAACAACTGGCCGACAAGGGCAACGGCGCCTACGGCTACATCGACAGCTTCGCCGAAGCCCGCAAGGCCTTCGTCGAACAACTCTCCGGCACCCTCGTCACCGTGGCCAAGGACGTCAAATTTCAGATCGAATTCAACCCGGCCCAGGTCGCCGCCTGGCGCCAGATCGGCTACGAGAACCGCCAACTGGCCCGCCAGGACTTCAACGACGACACCAAAGACGCAGGCGAAGTCGGCGCAGGCCATACCGTCACCGTGCTCTATGAAATTGTCCCCGCCGGAGGAGAAATCCCCTCTGCCCCAGAGGCCCACCGCTACCTGGCCGAAAACCGGAAACCTGAAACGGGAAGCTTGAAATCCAGCAGCAACGAACTCTTGTTCCTGAAAATCCGCTACAAAGAACCCAAGGAAGATGAGAGCAAATTACAAACCTTTGCCGTCAAAGATGGGGGCAACACGTGGCAGAAGGCATCACCTGATTTCAAATTCGCCGCCTCGGTGGCTTCCTTCGGGATGCTTCTGCGCGAGTCCCCCCATGCCGGCGCCTCGAACTGGGGACAGGTCTTGGCCCTTGGTCGCGCCGGCTTGGGAGAAGACCCCCAGGGCTACCGCAGCGAATACCTCCGCCTGGTCGAAACCGCCCGCGACCTGTCGGGTATCCGTAACTAA